The window ACCGAGCCTTCCAGCGCGTAGTTAACTTCGCCGCGTGGGCCGCAGGCGATGGTGGTCAGCAGGCCGTGTTTGGACAGCACCGCTTCTTTACCGGTATTCATCAGCAGAAAGCAGCCGGTGCCGTAGGTGTTTTTCGCCTGCCCTGGATTGACGCAAAGCTGGCCGTACAGCGCCGCCTGCTGGTCACCCGCGATACCGGCGATAGGAATACGTGTGCCGCCTTTACCGCCAATGTTGGTCTGGCCGTAGACTTCTGAAGATGCGCGCACTTCCGGCAGCATCTCACGCGGGATATCCAGCGCTTCCAGCATGCGGGTATCCCACTCCAGCGTATGAATATTAAACAGCATGGTGCGGGAAGCGTTGGTGTAATCCGTTACGTGAACACGCCCCTGCGTCATTTTCCAAATCAGCCAGGTATCAATCGTACCAAACAGCAGTTCGCCGCGTTTGGCGCGTTCACGAGAGCCTTCAACGTGATCCAGAATCCATTTCACTTTGGTGCCGGAGAAGTAGGGGTCGACCACCAGTCCGGTGGTGTTGCGAACGTACTCTTCCAGACCGTCTTTCTTCAGCTTTTCGCAAATGTCCGCGGTACGACGACACTGCCAGACAATGGCGTTATAAATCGGCTTGCCGCTCTCTTTTTCCCAGACGACGGTGGTTTCACGCTGGTTGGTGATACCAATGCCCGCGACTTCATCCGAGCTGATGTCGGCTTTGGCCAGCACTTCGACCAACGTTGAGCTCTGTGACGCCCAAATCTCCATGGGGTCATGCTCTACCCAGCCCGCTTTTGGGTAGATCTGGGTGAATTCACGCTGTGAAACGCTCACGATGTTGGCATCGTGATCCAACACGATGGCGCGGGAGCTGGTTGTGCCCTGGTCGAGTGCGACGATGTATTTTTTTTCCGGGTTCATAAATCCAATCCTGTAATGATTAACCGTGAAATAGGATGGTCGTGGCGTTAAGTTTAACGGCTTTCACGACGCGTGGTAGTTTCTGCCTCGGGTTCGCACACATCGCATGGCAAATTACGGCCAATCAGTGCGCGATAACCGAAGGCACCCAGACAGGCACCGATGATGGGGCCAAAGATAGGAACCAGGAAGTAAGGGATTTCGCGTGCGCCAGTAAAGGCGACGTTGCCCCAACCCGCCAGGAAGGCGAACAGCTTAGGACCAAAGTCACGCGCCGGGTTGAGGGCGAAGCCGGTCAACGGTCCCATAGATGCACCGATGACGGCAATCAGAATACCGATCAGCAGGGGAGCGAGTGGCCCGCGTGGGATACCGTTACCATCATCGGTCAGCGCCAGAATCAGACACATCAGGATGGCGGTGATGACGGTTTCAACCAGTAGCGCCTGCATGACGGAAATGTGCGGGTTTGGATACGTTGAGAAAATGCCGGCTAAACTCAGGCTTTCCGTACTGCCGCGCACCATGTTGTTGGTCTGCTCGAAATCAACGAACAGATTGTGATACAGACCGTAGACCAGTGCGGCGGCACAAAATGCCCCGGCAATCTGCGCCAGAATGTAAGGCACCACTTTGCGCCCATCGAAACAGGCAAACAGCCACAGCGCGATGGTTACTGCTGGGTTGAGGTGGGCACCGGAAATCGCGGCGGTCAGGTAGATTGCCATCGCAACCCCCAGACCCCAAATGATGCTGATCTCCCACTGTCCGAAGCTGGCTCCCGCCAGTTTCAATGCGGCGACGCAGCCGACACCGAAGAAAATCAGCAGGCCAGTACCGAGAAACTCGGCGATACACTGACCTCTTAGCGTTGAACGTTCTGCTTGGCTCATATTTTTTTCCTGCTGGGTAACATACAGAGTGGTAGGTCTAAGGATACCGCTGAGTGGCATCCTCTGTTTTAAATGTATTTATGATGTGAATTTATCGTTAATGCGCGAAAACGAGAAATATCGAAATTGAAATGTGTGTTGTGCGTCAAGAAAATGAGCGTATTCGCTTATAAAATGACTCGCCGTGGTTTTTCGCACAAGGTTGATAGTAACGCTCAGGTTAAATTTATTAACACTTACCCGTCATACTTCAAACTGTATGTGCGTTGGCTTCCCTTACTCACCCCAGTCACTTACTGGTGTAAGCTCCTGGGGATTCGTGCGATTGCCGCCTTCCTACAATTTGAATTATTTTGGGTAACATAGGAGTAATGGGGAAGCGAACAGGGAGCGTTCTTAGCCTGCACCGTTCGTTTTTCCGTTTGCGCTGCCTGTTTTTCAGTTTGTACTGATAGTGTTACGTAAGAAAAGCTGCCACACTCGCGTAGTGGGGGATGTGCGCTAGACAGGTGGCGGTTGGCTACATACAATTTCGCTATGGTCTGTCTTGCCAGCCGTCCCGCGGTCAGGATTATGTTTACGGGCGGATGGCGACACCGTTGGGTGTTGGTTACAGAGTCCGAGAGCCAGCGTTAACCGATCTTTGCCTTGTTGCGATTAAAAGGGGTTTGAAGAATGTCATTTGAAGTGTTTGAAAAGCTGGAAGCGAAAGTTCAGCAGGCGATTGATACCATCACGCTGTTGCAAATGGAAATTGAAGAGCTGAAAGAGCAGAACAATGCGCTGTCGCAGGATGTTCAGGCGGCTGCGGGTTCACGTGAAGCGCTGGTGCGCGAGAACGAACAGTTGAAAGAAGAGCAAGTGGTATGGCAAGAGCGCCTGCGCGCGCTGTTAGGCAAAATGGAAGAAGTCTAATAGGACTTGTCGGCTCAGGCGACGGAATCGATTATCGATTGAGCCAAATAAAAAAGGGCGTATATCGCCCTTTTTTGTGATGACATTGCCGCGATAAAAACGCGGAGATTCAACGAGATTATTCAATATCCAGCGGGTCTTCCGCCAAAATAATACCGGTGTTATCGGCATACAAATGGTCACCGGAGAAGAAGGTTACGCCACCGAAATTGACGCGAATATCGCTTTCGCCGATGCCTTCGCTGCCTGCGCCGACCGGAATGGCCGCCATCGCCTGAATACCGATATCCAACTCAGCCAATTCGTCAACCTGACGCACTGCGCCATACACGACAATGCCTTCCCATTCGTTTTGCGTCGCCAGCCGGGCGATTTCCGCGTTGATCAACGCACGGCGCACGGAGCCCCCGCCATCGACCAGCAGCACGCGCCCGAGGCCGTTCTCTTCAAGGAGATCGAAAAGCAGGCCGTTATCCTCAAAACATTTCACCGTGGTGATTTTGCCACCAAATGAAGTACGCCCGCCAAAGTTAGAGAACAGAGGCTCAACAACATTCACCTCTTCGTGATAGATATCGCACAGTTCGGAAGTATCGTATTTCATAGGATTAACGTCTGTTTGCCGCTGGAATCATGAGTATATCCCTTTCTGGCGGCTGTTGGCAAAATCATCAAATGTTAACTTGATGCGCATCAGTAAATACGTGCCGCTTTTCGCCTGCGCTCACTTTACCCGCACTAACTCAGTATCACGCCAACGGCGAACAGAATGTTGGTCAGCAGCGCGCCTTTCACCGTTTTTTCCAACATCGGACGCATGCTGAATGCGCTGGTTTCACGCAGCACATAGCGCGCCTGTTTAATCAGCAACGGGAGCGTCAGAATAAAAAGCCAGCCCGCCAGGCTGTGCAGATAAAATGTTGCAAACAGACCGAGACAAACCGGCGCCAGCAACAGCAGTATCGTGTGGTAGAAACGCGCTTTTTCCGCGCCGAGGCGCACAGCCAGCGTGTTCTTGCCACTGATGCGATCGTTGTCGATATCGCGCAGGTTGTTGATGTTCAATACT is drawn from Pectobacterium aroidearum and contains these coding sequences:
- the glpK gene encoding glycerol kinase GlpK; this translates as MNPEKKYIVALDQGTTSSRAIVLDHDANIVSVSQREFTQIYPKAGWVEHDPMEIWASQSSTLVEVLAKADISSDEVAGIGITNQRETTVVWEKESGKPIYNAIVWQCRRTADICEKLKKDGLEEYVRNTTGLVVDPYFSGTKVKWILDHVEGSRERAKRGELLFGTIDTWLIWKMTQGRVHVTDYTNASRTMLFNIHTLEWDTRMLEALDIPREMLPEVRASSEVYGQTNIGGKGGTRIPIAGIAGDQQAALYGQLCVNPGQAKNTYGTGCFLLMNTGKEAVLSKHGLLTTIACGPRGEVNYALEGSVFVGGASIQWLRDELKLIGDSMDSEYFATKVKDTNGVYVVPAFTGLGAPYWDPYARGAIFGLTRGVNANHIIRATLESIAFQTRDVLDAMQADADTRLKALRVDGGAVANNFLMQFQSDILGTRVERPEVRESTALGAAFLAGLATGFWNDLDEVKSKATIEREFRPSIETVERNYRYSGWQKAVARARNWEDHDA
- a CDS encoding MIP/aquaporin family protein, which encodes MSQAERSTLRGQCIAEFLGTGLLIFFGVGCVAALKLAGASFGQWEISIIWGLGVAMAIYLTAAISGAHLNPAVTIALWLFACFDGRKVVPYILAQIAGAFCAAALVYGLYHNLFVDFEQTNNMVRGSTESLSLAGIFSTYPNPHISVMQALLVETVITAILMCLILALTDDGNGIPRGPLAPLLIGILIAVIGASMGPLTGFALNPARDFGPKLFAFLAGWGNVAFTGAREIPYFLVPIFGPIIGACLGAFGYRALIGRNLPCDVCEPEAETTTRRESR
- the zapB gene encoding septal ring assembly protein ZapB, which encodes MSFEVFEKLEAKVQQAIDTITLLQMEIEELKEQNNALSQDVQAAAGSREALVRENEQLKEEQVVWQERLRALLGKMEEV
- the rraA gene encoding ribonuclease E activity regulator RraA — encoded protein: MKYDTSELCDIYHEEVNVVEPLFSNFGGRTSFGGKITTVKCFEDNGLLFDLLEENGLGRVLLVDGGGSVRRALINAEIARLATQNEWEGIVVYGAVRQVDELAELDIGIQAMAAIPVGAGSEGIGESDIRVNFGGVTFFSGDHLYADNTGIILAEDPLDIE